Part of the Desulfurobacterium pacificum genome, GCGCTCTTCAACTTCTATGCCTAATTCCTCTTTTGCGATTTCTATTACAGCGTTTCTTGTAATACCTTCAAGTATGTTGCTTGACGGCGGGGGCGTTATGAGTTTGCCGTTTTTTACTATAAATAGGTTTTCCCCGCTTCCTTCTGCTACCGTTCCATCCGGGTTTAGCATTATCGCTTCATCGTATCCGTTCATAAGCGCTTCTGTTTTTGCAAAGGCGCTGTTAACGTAAGCGCCGGCTACCTTGCAGCGTGCCGGTATCATAGTGTCGTTTATTCTGTGCCAGGAGGACGTTTTAGCCTTTAAACCTTTTGAAAGGTCAAGGTAATCACCTAAGGGCAGGGTATATATTGCAACTTCCGTTCTGTATCCTACTAACTTCGGGGAAATTTTGAGGTCGGCAAAGTAGGCTATGGGTCTTATGTAGGTGTCTTCTCTGTGCTGGCACTTCCTTAAGAGTTCAACGGTTATTTCTGTTAACTCTTCTGCTGATAGCGTGACGTTGAGGTTGAGGATTTTGCAGTTTCTCAGCATTCTTTCGTAGTGTTCTTTTAGAAAAAGTCCGAAAAGTTGCTGTTTTTCTTCGTTCCAGTATGCCCTTATACCTTCAAATACTGCTGTTCCGTAGTGGAAGG contains:
- a CDS encoding branched-chain amino acid transaminase, with the translated sequence MDKRYAYFEGKFVPIEEANINIQTNSFHYGTAVFEGIRAYWNEEKQQLFGLFLKEHYERMLRNCKILNLNVTLSAEELTEITVELLRKCQHREDTYIRPIAYFADLKISPKLVGYRTEVAIYTLPLGDYLDLSKGLKAKTSSWHRINDTMIPARCKVAGAYVNSAFAKTEALMNGYDEAIMLNPDGTVAEGSGENLFIVKNGKLITPPPSSNILEGITRNAVIEIAKEELGIEVEERPILRSEIYVADEAFFTGTAAQVAPIVQVDHVTIGNGEIGKVTKQLQETYFSIVKGENEKYSHWLTPVY